In a single window of the Streptomyces sp. NBC_00094 genome:
- the moaA gene encoding GTP 3',8-cyclase MoaA: MLIDTYGRVATDLRVSLTDRCNLRCTYCMPEEGLQWLAKPDLLTDDEIVRLIRIAVTDLGVTEVRFTGGEPLLRPGLVGIVERCAALEPRPRMSLTTNGIGLKRTATALKAAGLDRVNVSLDTLRPEVFKTLTRRDRHQDVLDGMAAARDAGLTPVKVNAVLMPGLNADEAPDLLAWAIAEGYELRFIEQMPLDAQHGWKRDGMITAGDILESLRTRFTLTDEGADERGSAPAERWVVDGGPHTVGVIASVTRPFCRACDRTRLTADGQVRTCLFATEETDLRATLRSDASDGEVARIWKQAMWGKKAGSGLDDPSFLQPDRPMSAIGG, translated from the coding sequence GTGCTCATCGACACCTACGGCAGGGTCGCCACAGACCTGCGCGTCTCACTCACCGACCGGTGCAATCTGCGGTGCACGTACTGCATGCCGGAAGAGGGCCTCCAGTGGCTCGCCAAGCCCGACCTCCTCACCGACGACGAGATCGTCCGGCTGATCCGCATCGCGGTCACCGACCTCGGCGTCACCGAGGTCCGCTTCACCGGCGGCGAGCCGCTGCTCCGCCCCGGCCTCGTCGGGATCGTCGAGCGCTGCGCCGCCCTGGAACCCCGCCCCCGGATGTCCCTCACCACCAACGGCATCGGGCTGAAGCGCACCGCGACCGCCCTCAAGGCCGCCGGCCTCGACCGGGTCAACGTCTCCCTGGACACCCTGCGCCCCGAGGTCTTCAAGACCCTCACCCGGCGCGACCGGCACCAGGACGTCCTCGACGGCATGGCCGCCGCCCGGGACGCCGGCCTCACCCCGGTGAAGGTCAACGCGGTCCTGATGCCCGGGCTCAACGCCGACGAGGCCCCCGACCTGCTCGCCTGGGCGATCGCGGAGGGTTACGAGCTCCGCTTCATCGAGCAGATGCCGCTCGACGCCCAGCACGGCTGGAAGCGCGACGGAATGATCACCGCCGGTGACATCCTGGAGTCCCTGCGCACCCGCTTCACCCTGACCGACGAGGGCGCCGACGAGCGCGGCTCGGCCCCCGCCGAGCGCTGGGTCGTCGACGGCGGGCCGCACACGGTCGGTGTCATCGCCTCCGTCACCCGCCCGTTCTGCCGGGCCTGCGACCGCACCCGGCTCACCGCCGACGGACAGGTGCGCACCTGCCTCTTCGCCACCGAGGAGACGGACCTGCGGGCGACGCTCCGCTCCGACGCCTCCGACGGGGAGGTCGCGCGGATCTGGAAGCAGGCGATGTGGGGCAAGAAGGCCGGCTCGGGCCTCGACGACCCGAGCTTCCTCCAGCCCGACCGCCCGATGTCAGCGATCGGCGGCTGA
- a CDS encoding cation acetate symporter yields MSTPVLLAAGNATSEHRPLIIALFGAFVIATLVITIWAGRQTRSAADFYAGGGQFTGFQNGLAISGDYMSAASFLGISGAIALYGYDGFLYSIGFLVAWLVALLLVAEPLRNSGRFTMGDVLAYRMRQRPVRTAAGTSTIVVSIFYLLAQMAGAGVLVSLLLGITSDGGKIGIVALVGVLMIVYVTIGGMKGTTWVQMVKAVLLIAGTLLITFLILLKFDFNLSQLLGAAATNSGKGDAFLEPGLKYGASALSKLDFLSLGIALVLGTAGLPHILIRFYTVPTAKAARKSVNWAIGIIGGFYLMTIVLGFGAAALLSGDTIKASNKAGNTAAPLTALEVGGGAGSTGGAILLAVISAVAFATILAVVAGLTLASSSSFAHDIYANVIKRGKATEKEEMRAARWSTVFIGIVSIALGALARDLNVAGLVALAFAVAASANLPTILYSLFWKRFTTQGALWSIYGGLISSVVLVLFSPVVSGGPASMFKGVDFHWFPLENPGLVSIPLGFLLGWLGSLLSKEEPDAGKYAELEVKSLTGVGVAAAVKH; encoded by the coding sequence ATGAGCACCCCCGTCCTGCTCGCGGCGGGCAACGCCACCAGCGAGCACCGACCGCTGATCATCGCCCTCTTCGGCGCCTTCGTCATCGCGACCCTGGTCATCACCATCTGGGCCGGCCGGCAGACCCGCAGCGCCGCCGACTTCTACGCCGGCGGCGGCCAGTTCACCGGCTTCCAGAACGGCCTCGCGATCTCCGGCGACTACATGTCCGCCGCGTCCTTCCTCGGCATCAGCGGCGCCATCGCCCTCTACGGCTACGACGGCTTCCTCTACTCGATCGGCTTCCTGGTCGCCTGGCTCGTCGCACTGCTCCTGGTCGCCGAACCGCTGCGGAACTCCGGCCGGTTCACGATGGGCGACGTCCTCGCCTACCGGATGCGCCAGCGGCCCGTCCGTACCGCCGCCGGCACGTCCACCATCGTCGTCTCGATCTTCTACCTGCTCGCCCAGATGGCGGGCGCGGGCGTGCTCGTCTCGCTGCTGCTCGGCATCACCAGCGACGGCGGCAAGATCGGGATCGTCGCCCTCGTCGGCGTCCTGATGATCGTCTACGTGACGATCGGCGGCATGAAGGGCACCACCTGGGTGCAGATGGTGAAGGCCGTCCTGCTCATCGCGGGCACGCTCCTCATCACCTTCCTCATCCTGCTGAAGTTCGACTTCAACCTCTCGCAGCTGCTCGGCGCCGCAGCCACCAACAGCGGCAAGGGCGACGCCTTCCTGGAGCCCGGCCTCAAGTACGGAGCCAGCGCCCTCTCGAAGCTCGACTTCCTCTCCCTCGGCATCGCCCTCGTCCTCGGCACCGCCGGCCTGCCCCACATCCTGATCCGCTTCTACACGGTGCCGACCGCCAAGGCCGCCCGTAAGTCGGTCAACTGGGCCATCGGCATCATCGGCGGGTTCTACCTGATGACGATCGTCCTCGGCTTCGGTGCCGCCGCCCTGCTCAGCGGCGACACCATCAAGGCCTCCAACAAGGCGGGCAACACGGCGGCCCCGCTCACCGCCCTGGAGGTCGGCGGCGGCGCCGGCTCCACCGGCGGCGCGATCCTCCTCGCCGTCATCTCCGCCGTCGCCTTCGCCACCATCCTCGCCGTGGTCGCCGGTCTGACGCTGGCCTCGTCCTCGTCCTTCGCGCACGACATCTACGCGAACGTGATCAAGCGCGGGAAGGCCACCGAGAAGGAGGAGATGCGGGCCGCCCGCTGGTCCACGGTCTTCATCGGCATCGTGTCGATCGCGCTCGGCGCCCTCGCCCGCGACCTCAACGTCGCCGGCCTGGTCGCCCTCGCCTTCGCGGTCGCCGCCTCGGCCAACCTGCCGACGATCCTCTACTCGCTCTTCTGGAAGCGGTTCACCACCCAGGGAGCGCTCTGGTCGATCTACGGCGGACTGATCTCCTCCGTCGTCCTCGTCCTCTTCTCCCCGGTCGTCTCCGGCGGCCCGGCCTCGATGTTCAAGGGCGTGGACTTCCACTGGTTCCCGCTGGAGAACCCCGGCCTCGTCTCGATCCCGCTCGGCTTCCTCCTCGGCTGGCTCGGCTCGCTCCTGTCCAAGGAGGAGCCGGACGCGGGCAAGTACGCGGAGCTCGAGGTCAAGTCCCTCACCGGAGTGGGGGTCGCCGCCGCGGTCAAGCACTGA